A section of the Deinococcus taeanensis genome encodes:
- the tsf gene encoding translation elongation factor Ts: MLESIKKLRELTGAGMMDVKKALADAGNDEEKAVALLRERGIVKAAKKADREAKEGLVRFVVDGSRAAIVEVNSETDFVARNSDFQALVAELAQAALSAGTNDVEEFRNFTLPSGETVGTTVAAAAGKIGENLVLNRVAFVEGSTVAGYVHSNGKIGVLVDLDGGTEAQAKDVALHVAAERPQFLTRDEVNSSDIEKEREILTNKALNEGKPQQIVEKIVEGQIGKFYSEKVLPEQAFVKDNSLSVAKYLGGATVKRFVRFEIGA, encoded by the coding sequence ATGCTGGAATCGATCAAGAAACTCCGTGAACTTACGGGCGCAGGCATGATGGACGTCAAGAAGGCCCTCGCGGACGCCGGAAACGACGAGGAGAAGGCTGTTGCGCTGCTGCGCGAGCGTGGCATCGTGAAGGCCGCCAAGAAAGCGGACCGCGAAGCCAAGGAAGGCCTCGTGCGTTTCGTCGTGGACGGCAGCAGGGCCGCCATTGTCGAAGTGAACAGCGAAACCGACTTCGTGGCCCGCAACAGTGACTTCCAGGCGCTGGTGGCCGAACTGGCCCAGGCGGCCCTGAGCGCCGGCACCAACGACGTTGAGGAATTCCGGAACTTCACGCTGCCGAGCGGCGAAACGGTCGGCACGACCGTGGCGGCCGCTGCCGGCAAGATCGGCGAGAACCTCGTGCTGAACCGCGTGGCCTTCGTTGAGGGCAGCACGGTCGCCGGGTACGTGCACAGCAACGGCAAGATTGGCGTGCTGGTCGACCTCGACGGCGGCACGGAAGCCCAGGCGAAAGACGTGGCTCTGCACGTCGCCGCCGAGCGTCCTCAGTTCCTGACGCGCGATGAAGTGAACAGCAGCGACATCGAGAAGGAACGCGAGATCCTGACGAACAAGGCGCTGAACGAAGGCAAGCCGCAGCAGATCGTGGAGAAGATCGTCGAAGGTCAGATCGGCAAGTTCTACTCCGAGAAGGTGCTGCCCGAGCAGGCTTTCGTGAAGGACAACAGCCTGAGCGTCGCCAAGTACCTGGGCGGCGCGACGGTGAAGCGCTTCGTGCGTTTCGAGATCGGCGCGTAA